The sequence CACGATGCGGTCGGCTCCTTGGCCGGTGCGGTGGCACCCTCGAGATACGCGTTGCGCACATCCTCGGAGGCCAGCAATTCATCGCCCGTGCCCGTCATGGTGATGCGTCCATTGACCATCACGTAGCCGCGGTCCGCTAGCTTGAGCGCGTGATAGGCGTTCTGTTCGACCAGGAACACGGTCAGGCCGTCCGTGTTCAGCTCTTTAATGGCTTCGAAGATCTGCTTCACCACGAGCGGTGCGAGTCCCAGCGAGGGCTCGTCGAGCAGAAGCAGCTTGGGGCGCCCCATCAGCGCGCGCGCGATGGCGAGCATTTGCTGCTCGCCACCCGACAGCGTCCCGCCGCGCTGACTGGCCCGGTCCTTTAGCCGGGGGAAAGCTCGAAGACGCGCGCGACATGCGTCTCGAGCGTCGGGCGCGTTGGCGATGATGGCGCCCATTTGCAGATTTTCCATCACGGTCATGCGACCGAAGATCCGCCGGCCCTCGGGCGATTGGCAAATGCCGAGCCGGGCGATCTCATGGGTGGGACGGTGAGTAATGTCCTCACCGTCGAAGACCACGCGGCCGTGGGATGCGCGCGGTCGCCCGCAAATCGTCATCATGGTGGTGGACTTGCCCGCGCCGTTGGCGCCGATCAAAGAGACGATCTCGCCGGGGCGGACTTGGATGCTGACATCGTGCAAGACGGGCAGCCGACCGTAAGCCGCGGTGACGTCTTCGAGCGCAAGGAGCGGCGCAGGTGCGGCGGCGTCATGGCCCAGCCTCCATCGCGGCAGCGTCCTCGTCGGAAACGCCGAGATACGCCCCGATTACATGGGGATCGTTGCGCACCTCGTTCGGCGTGCCGTCGGCGATCTTCTTGCCGTAGTCGAGCACGATGACATGATCCGAGATGCGCATGACGACGCTCATGTCGTGCTCGATGAGGAAGATCGCCGTGCCGTCCTCCTCGCGGATCGATTGCAGCAGCGTGTTGAGCGCCTCACTCTCCCGGGCATTGAGGCCTGCCGCCGGTTCGTCCAGGCACAACAGCCGGGGCCGCGTACACATGGCCCGTGCGATCTCGAGACGCCGCTGATCGCCGTACGGAAGCCCGGCTGCCGCCTCGTCCGCGCGAGACAAAAGTCCTATCCGGTCGAGCCAGGACTTGGCGAGATCGATCGCCTCCTGTTGAGCGCGCCCGAACTGGCCAAGGCCGAGGATGGCCCCGAAGGAATAACCGGACGCGCGCGACAACTCGTTGTGCTGCGCGACCATGAGATTTTCGAGAACCGTCATGCCGGGAAACAGGCGGATGTTCTGAAACGTCCGCGCCACGCGGGCGTCGGCGTTGATCTCGTAATCGGAGAGACGCTCAAGATAGAAGGGCGTTCCGTCGTTGGCGCTGAGCGTGAGCATGCCTTCGGTCGGTTTGTAGAACCCGGTGATGCAGTTGAAGACCGTCGTCTTGCCGGCGCCATTCGGACCGATCAGGGCTGTGATGTCCGCGCCGCCTACGGAGAACGAGACGTCGTCCACGGCGGTGAGGCCGCCGAACCGCATGGTCAGGCGCTCCACATGGAGGAGGGGATTCTCATCCCAGGGTCTGGCGTCACCGCTCATCCGCGCCCCTCGCTGACAAGATCGCCAGAGATGGTTTCTCCGTTGCCGAGAGAGATCGTTGGCGCACGCGACGAGACCAGGCCGCGCGGCCGCCACACCATGATGCCCACCATGGCGATGCCGAACAGAAGCATGCGGTACAGAGCCGGGTCGAACTCCTCGCCGAAGACCGCCTGGAGCCCGGCGGTATGGCGCAAGGCTTCAAACCCGCCGACCATCACGACGGCCGCGATGGCGACGCCGAGCTGGCTGCCCATCCCGCCGAGAACAACGATCGCGAGGATGATCGCCGACTCGATGAAGGTGAAACTCTCTGGACTGACGAAACCTTGGCGCGTGGCGAAGAAGCAGCCCGCCAGCCCGCCGAACATGGCGCCGGTGGCAAACGCGCTGAGCTTAGTCACGGTTGTGTTGATGCCGAGCGAGCGGCAGGCGATCTCGTCCTCGCGCATGGCCTCCCAGGCGCGCCCGACGGGCAGACGCCGCAGGCGCAAGGTCACGAGGTTCGTCGCGAACGCCAGAACCAGAATGAGATAGTAGAGAAAGATGAGGGCGTGCAGACCGTCATAGGGAATGCCGAAGAACTTGTTGAAGGTCATGCCCTCGGCGAAGGGCGAGAATGGCAAGCCGAAGAAGGTCGGCTTCGGAATGCCGGCAACACCGTTCGGCCCGCCCGTTACGTCCGTCCAGTTGAGAAGAACCATACGGACGATCTCGCCGAAGGCCAGCGTGACGATGGCGAGATAGTCGCCGCGCAGGCGCAAGACGGGAAAGCCGAGAATGATGCCCCAGAGCGCCGCCGCAGCTCCCGCAATCGGCAGACAGATCCAGAACCCGAGACCGAAATACGTTGCGAGCAGCGCGAACGTGTAGGCGCCCACCGCGTAGAACGCCACGTAACCGAGGTCGAGCAGCCCCGCGAGCCCCACAACGATGTTCAGCCCCCAGCCGAGCATCACGTAGGTCAGGATGAGGATGGACAGGTCGAACCAATAACGCAGCGGCAGACCGATCCGGAACATCGACTCGAGCGCGTAGGTCACGATCGGAAAGAACAGGGCGAAGAGGATACCGCCTGCGATGAAGATCTGCGCGTAAGGCAGATTTGGGAAGCGCTGGACAATGAAGCGCCGCAACAGGCCGAGCCCGACGAAAAGGAGGACGACGGTCCCAAGGAGTTCGTAGACGGGTTCGCCGACGATGAGGCCCGTCGCGAGCCAACCGGCGCCGAAGACGAGCGCCACGGCGAGCGTCATCCGATCGCGCCTGTCGAACGGTTCGGTGTTGAAGAGCTTCGCGAAAGGCGCGGTGAGCGGATACTCGGCCTGCCAAACGAAGAGGTTCAACGCCAGACGGCCGAAGAACACGATTGCGACAACCGTCAGCAACAGGCCCGGCCGCGGCTCCAGGGTGAGGCCGGTGGCGTCGTCCACCGTGCGCAGGCCCAGCACCAGCGAGAACAGGGCGAAGGCGATAATCGCGGCGAGCAGAGAATCGCTCAGAGCCGAGACGAGTTTGCGGTCGCGGGTTTTGCCGGTTTCCGCCAACCTCACACCTTTTCAACCTCGGGCCGCCCAAGCAGACCCGTTGGGAAGAAGATGAGCACAATGGCAAGCATCGAGAACGCCGCCACGTCCTTGTACTCGATGGTGAAGTACGCTGACCAGAAAGTCTCGATGAGCCCGATGATGAGCCCGCCCAGCATCGCGCCGGGGATCGAACCGATGCCGCCGAACACCGCCGCGGTGAACGCCTTGATGCCGACGATGAAGCCGATGAAGAAATCGATGACGCCGTAATAGAGGAGATACAGCATGCCGGCGACGGCGGCGAGGCCGGCTCCGAGCACGAAAGTGAGCGAGATCGTGCGGTCAACGTCGACGCCCGACAGCGCGGCCATCAGCCGGTCCTGCTCGCAAGCGCGCTGCGAGCGGCCGAGCGCTGTCCGATTGATGAGGAGCCAGAACCCAGCCATCACC comes from Methyloceanibacter stevinii and encodes:
- a CDS encoding ABC transporter ATP-binding protein, coding for MPVLHDVSIQVRPGEIVSLIGANGAGKSTTMMTICGRPRASHGRVVFDGEDITHRPTHEIARLGICQSPEGRRIFGRMTVMENLQMGAIIANAPDARDACRARLRAFPRLKDRASQRGGTLSGGEQQMLAIARALMGRPKLLLLDEPSLGLAPLVVKQIFEAIKELNTDGLTVFLVEQNAYHALKLADRGYVMVNGRITMTGTGDELLASEDVRNAYLEGATAPAKEPTAS
- a CDS encoding ABC transporter ATP-binding protein translates to MSGDARPWDENPLLHVERLTMRFGGLTAVDDVSFSVGGADITALIGPNGAGKTTVFNCITGFYKPTEGMLTLSANDGTPFYLERLSDYEINADARVARTFQNIRLFPGMTVLENLMVAQHNELSRASGYSFGAILGLGQFGRAQQEAIDLAKSWLDRIGLLSRADEAAAGLPYGDQRRLEIARAMCTRPRLLCLDEPAAGLNARESEALNTLLQSIREEDGTAIFLIEHDMSVVMRISDHVIVLDYGKKIADGTPNEVRNDPHVIGAYLGVSDEDAAAMEAGP
- the livM gene encoding high-affinity branched-chain amino acid ABC transporter permease LivM, giving the protein MSDSLLAAIIAFALFSLVLGLRTVDDATGLTLEPRPGLLLTVVAIVFFGRLALNLFVWQAEYPLTAPFAKLFNTEPFDRRDRMTLAVALVFGAGWLATGLIVGEPVYELLGTVVLLFVGLGLLRRFIVQRFPNLPYAQIFIAGGILFALFFPIVTYALESMFRIGLPLRYWFDLSILILTYVMLGWGLNIVVGLAGLLDLGYVAFYAVGAYTFALLATYFGLGFWICLPIAGAAAALWGIILGFPVLRLRGDYLAIVTLAFGEIVRMVLLNWTDVTGGPNGVAGIPKPTFFGLPFSPFAEGMTFNKFFGIPYDGLHALIFLYYLILVLAFATNLVTLRLRRLPVGRAWEAMREDEIACRSLGINTTVTKLSAFATGAMFGGLAGCFFATRQGFVSPESFTFIESAIILAIVVLGGMGSQLGVAIAAVVMVGGFEALRHTAGLQAVFGEEFDPALYRMLLFGIAMVGIMVWRPRGLVSSRAPTISLGNGETISGDLVSEGRG